One Candidatus Methylomirabilota bacterium genomic window, CCACCACCGGCGCCACCCGGTGGAAGTAGGAGAAGATGTAGAGCAGCGCCGGCGCTGCGACGATGCCCCACCGCGCGCGCAGCGTCCGCCGGATCGGGTCCGTCTGAGACCCCCTAACGCATCGAGCGCGGCGGGATGCGCTTGTAGAAGAGCAGCTCCCGCGTGCCCTGGGGCAGGTTGTCGATATGGCCGCTGGGCTGAAAGCCCAGCGCCGTGTGCATGCGGATGGACGCCGCGTTGGTTTCCTCCGTCGAGGAGAACACGCGCGGCGACGGCGAGACCGCCTCGACGGACTTGAAGAACTCGCGGGCGATGCCTTTGCGACGAAAGTCCTCGCGCACCACGATCAGGCTCACGAAGGTGCACTGGAACCAGTCCGTCCGGTACGCCAGAAAGCCCACGATCTCCTTGTCCGCCTCGGCCACAATCAGGTGGTGGCGCTCCATGTGCGACTTGATGAAGGCGCCCGCGCGGTCCTCGCCGATCGC contains:
- a CDS encoding GNAT family N-acetyltransferase, with translation MIEIRLPRTTDATDCAELAALAIGEDRAGAFIKSHMERHHLIVAEADKEIVGFLAYRTDWFQCTFVSLIVVREDFRRKGIAREFFKSVEAVSPSPRVFSSTEETNAASIRMHTALGFQPSGHIDNLPQGTRELLFYKRIPPRSMR